The Candidatus Rokuibacteriota bacterium genomic sequence GGCCGGCAGGAGCGGACCGGCCCCCGGTAGTCCGAGACGGTTCTCCAGCAAATCCTTGAAGGAGAACTTCTTTCGCGGGTAGACGAGCTTCGGCCGTCCCGGAATATTGGCCAGCTTGCCCGCGGCCTCGACGGCATCCTCGAAGCCGCCCATCTCGTCGACCATCTTGAGCGCCAGTGCCTGCTGGCCGGAGTAGATCCGGCCTTCGGCAAACGCCAGCACTTCCTTTCGCTCGAGGCCCCGCCCTTCGGCGACGGCGTCCACGAACTGCGAGTAGACGTCGTCGAGCAGCGCTTGCAGCATCTTCCGCTCCTCGGGGCTCATGGTGCGGGCGAAGTTGCCCACGTCCTTATACGCGCCCGCCTTGACGACGACGTACTCGACGCCGACCTTCTTCAGCAGTCCCTCGATGTTGGCCATCTGCATGACCACGCCGATGGAGCCGGTCAGCGTGCCGGGATTCGCGTAGATCCTGTCGGCGGCCGCCGCGACGTAGTACCCGCCCGAGGCGGCCACCGCACCAAGGGTCGCGACCACAGGCTTGCCGGCCTTTCTCGCGCGCTGGATGGCGGCGAAAATCTCCTGCGTCGGAGCGACCACACCGCCCGGGCTGTTGACGCGGAGGACGACCGCCTTGATCGACGGATTCTCCGCGTGCTCGCGGAGCTCGCGAACGGCGGCCGTGCCGTCCACGATGATGCCCTCTATCTCCACCACGCCAACCTTCGCTCCGCCCGTGGGCAGCCCATCCTCGCTGACCGTCGCCATGAGAACCCAGATCGTGCCGAGGAACAGCACGAGGATCCCCACGCCTACTCCGATCGCGACCAGAGCGACGCGGCCGCGGGATGTCACCTGTCGCCCCCCACGAGCGGTCTACTCCTCATCCTCATCGAGGTCCTCGCCGCCACGCCGCTTCCGCCCCTTGCCGCGGCCGCGGGTATCCGCTTGCGACGGTTCCTCCAGGATGGCCGCCGCCAGGTCCTTGAGGCTGAGCCCTATGCGCCGCTCGTTGGGATCGACGCGTATCACCATCAGCGTGAGCTCGTCACCCACGTTGACGAGGTCGGAGGGCGAGGCAATGGGACGGCTCGACATCTGGGAGATGTGGAGGAGCCCATCCACGCCGGGCTCGAGCTCGACGAATGCGCCGAAGTCGGTCAGCCGCACGATCTTGCCGGTGACGCGAGAGCCCATGGGATAGCGCTGGGAGACAGATTCCCACGGATCGGGCTGGATCTGCTTGAGGCCCAGGGAGATTCGCTTGTTGTCCCTGTCCACGTTGAGGACCTGCGTATCGACGGACTGCCCCTTCTTGAGGATCTCCGACGGGTGCCCGATATTGCGGGTCCAGGACATGTCGGAGATGTGCAGCAGGCCGTCCACGCCGGGCTCGAGCTCGACGAAGGCGCCGAAGTCGGTCAGGTTGCGCACCTTGCCCTCGACCCGCTCGCCCGGCTTGTAGCGCTCCTCGATGGTCGCCCACGGGTCGGCCTCGACCTGCTTCATGCCGAGCGAGATGCGCTTGGTGGCCTTGTTCACGTCGAGCACCATGACGTCCACCATGTCGCCGACGTTAACGAGTTTCGAGGGGTGTCGCACGCGGCGCGTCCACGACATCTCGGACACGTGCACGAGCCCTTCGACTCCGGGCTCGAGCTCGACGAAGGCGCCGTAATTGGTCAGGCTCACCACCCGCCCCTGCGCCTTGGCACCCACCGGGTAGCGCTCGTCCACGACGGCCCAGGGGTCGGACGACTTCTGCTTGTAACCGAGCGAGACGCGCCCGGTCTCCCGATCGAAGTGCAGCACGACGACCTCGACCTGGTCGCCGATCTGGAAGATCTCCGACGGGTGTCCGACCCTGCCCCAGGACATGTCGGTCACGTGCAGGAGGCCGTCGATTCCGCCCAGGTCGATGAAGGCGCCGTAGTCGGTGATGTTCTTGACGGCGCCCGTGAGCACCATGCCCTCCGAGAGCACCGAGAGCGTGTGCTTCCGCTTCTCCTCGCGCTCCTCCTCCAGTACGGCGCGCCTGGACAGGACGACGTTGCCGCGCCGCCGGTTGAGCTTGATGACCTTCGCGCGGATCATCTGCCCGAGCATCGAGGCGAGGTTCTTGACCGGCCTCAGGTCCACCTGCGACCCGGGGAGGAAGGCGCGGACGCCCACGTCGACCGAGAGCCCGCCCTTGACCACCTCGATCACCTTGCCCTCGACGGGGGTGCCGCTGTCGTGAGACTTGGAGATGGCGTCCCAGACCTTGATCTTGTCCGCCTTGTCCTTGCTGAGGACGATCAGCCCTTCGCTGTCCTCCTTGGATTCGAGGTAGACCTCGATCTCGTCGCCGACCTTTGGGAGAGTGCCGGCGTGCCGGAACTCCTCCATGGCGATGGTTCCCTCGCTCTTGTAGCCGATGTCCACGAGCACCTCGCTGTCGCGGACCTCGACGACCCTGCCGCGGACGACCTCCCCTTCCTCGATGTCGCCCACGCCGCGGTTGAACCAGTCCTCCATACTCTCCTCGGGGGCCTCTGCCACCTCCTCCTGCGCCCCCTCGAGGACTTTCGCCTTCCGGTTCTCCGTCTCCATAATGCGGTGCTTCCTCCCTTGGTGGATATCGCCGGTGCGTCGCCTGAGCGGCCGCCCCTGACGTCGATGCTAGCGCTGCTGTTGGTCCCTCAACTGCGCGATCCCGCGCATCATCTCCTCGGCAGCCTCCCGGTAGCGCTCCTTGCGGCCGGCGCCGATCTGGGCCTTGAAGTGTATCGCGGGTCCGAAGCTCACGCTCACTTGGCTGCGCCGGGGCCAGGTCGCGCCCTTGGGCAGGGCCTCGAGGGTGCCCGAGACGTACGCGGGCACCACGGGCGCCCCGCTCGTGACCGCGAGCATCCCGACGCCGGGCTTTCCTTCCCCGAGGCGGCCGTCCAGGCTACGCGTCCCCTCCGGAAACACCAAGAGCGCCTTTCCTTCTTCGAGCAACAGCGCGGCTGTTCTGAGCGCGCGCGGGTCCGAGCCCTCGCGGCGCACGGGCCGTGCGTGGAGAGCCCGGAGGAGCCACCCGAAGACGGGGATCCGGAACAGCTCCGCCTTCGCGAGGAAGTAGATCCGGCGCCGCGTCGCCCCGCCGATCAACGGCGGATCGAGGATGCTCTGGTGGTTCGAGACGATGAGCGCCGGCCCGGAGGACGGGACGTGCTCCGCCCCTCTCACGCGGAGGCCGAACCACGCCCGCATCACGAACACGACCAGCGGCTTCAGGATCCCGTACAGCACCGCGCCTGCTCCACCGCCTCGAGGATCCGCTGCACCACCGCCTCCGGCGAGAGCGCCGTCGAGTCGACCGTCACCGCGCCCGCGGGCTTGCGGAGCGGCGCGAGCTCCCGCTCCATGTCCTGACGGTCGCGCAAGGCGACCTCGGCCTTCACGCTTTCGTAGTCGGCGGGCAGGCCGCGCGTGGCCAGCTCGTCGCGGCGGCGGCGGGCCCGCTCGGCAAGATCCGCGTCCAGGTAGACCTTGACCTCGGCGTCGGGGCAGACCACGCTACCCGTGTCCCGGCCCTCGAGGACGACCCCACCCGCCGCTGCTAAGCCCCGCTGGAGCGGCGTCATCTTGTCGCGCACCGCTCTGAGCACCGTCAGTCTCGACGTAGTCAAAGCGATCTCGGGCGTCCTGATCTCGGCTGTGACGTCGCGGCCGTTGACGAGCACGCGCCCGCCGGTGCTGGAGTCGGCCAGCTCGACGGTCGTCCGGGCCAGCAGCGCTCCGACGCCCTGCTCGTCCTCCGGCGCCACGCCCGCCTGCATGAGCGCCCACGCCAGCGCCCGGTACAGCGCGCCCGTGTCCACGAGCCTGAAGCCGAGCCGCCGGGCAACCTCGCGGGCGGTGGTGGACTTGCCCGCGCCGGCCGGGCCGTCGATAGTGATGACGGGATCGCGGCGGCAGGTCACGGCAGCTCTTCCACGCAGGGTGCGCCGGCGAGCGCGTTGACCGTCTCGACAAAACCGGGGTATGAGGTCCCGATGCATCCGGTGTCTTCGACGATCGTCTCTCCCTCCGCGACGAGGCCGGCCACGACCAGCGCCATCGCCATGCGATGGTCGCCGCCGCTCTGGACGGTAGCGCCGCGAAGCCGCGCGCCGCCCTCGATCTCAAGCCCGTCGGGCGCTTCGGTGATGTGCGCACCCAGCGTGCCGAGCTCCGTGGCGATCGAGCGGATGCGGTCCGATTCCTTCACGCGCAGCTCCGCTGCGTCGGTGATCCGCGTGCGTCCCTCCGCCATGCACGCCGCCACCGCGAGCACGGGCACCTCGTCGATGAGGCGCGGGATCATCGGGCCGCCCACGAGCGCGCCGCGGAGAGTCGCGCTGCGGGTCGTGAGGTCGGCGACGGGCTCGCCCGCCGCCAGGGCGGCGTGGCTCCGGCCTACCGGGGCGCCCATCGACTCGAGCGCGTCGAGGAGCCCCGCGCGCGTCGGGTTGACACCCACGCCCGTGACCGTGATCTCCGCCCCCCGCGCGATCGTGCCGGCTACCAGCAGGAAGGCCGCGGAGGAGATGTCCCCCGGGACGGCGACACCCTGTCCGCGAAGCTCCGCCCCCGGCGTGAGCGTGACGGTCGTGCCGTCAACCGACAGCCTCGCCCCGAAGCCCGTCAGCATGCGCTCGGTGTGGTCCCGCGAGCGCACAGGCTCCGTGACGGTGACGGCCCCGTCCGCCCAGAGACCGGCCAGCAGCAGCGCCGTCTTGACCTGGGCTGAGGCGACGGGTGAGTCGAAGGCAATCGCCTTGAGCGGCCTCGCCCCTCGCACTCCCAGCGGCAGGCGCGAGCCGTCCTCGCGGCCGACCACCGTGGCGCCCATGCGCGTCAGGGGTAGGCCGACCCGCCTCATGGGCCGCCGCCGCAGCGAGTCGTCGCCCGTCAGAAAGGTCCAGAAGGGCTGTCCCGCGAGGACGCCCATGAGCAGGCGGACCGCTGTGCCCGAATTGCCGAGGTCGATGACCTGCTCGGGCTCGCGCAGGCCGAAGAGCCCGGCGCCGTCAACGAGGTAGTGCCCTGGGCCCTTTCGCGTCACGAGGACGCCGAGGGCGCGGACCGCCTTGAGCGTGTTCAGGCAGTCCTCGCCCTCGAGGTAGCCCGTGATCTCCGTGCGTCCCGAGGCGATCGCGCCGAAGAGGGCCGCCCGGTGAGAGATGGACTTGTCCCCCGGCACCTGGACCGTGCCGCTGAGCCGCTTTGGAGCCCGCACGCGGATCCGCATCACCCAAGCCTCGCCCGGACCATGCGGATGCGCTCCAGCTCGGCCTCGATGCGCGGTGCGTCGCCTGAGCGCAGCACGCGCTCGAGATCGCCCAGCGCCGCCCGGAAGGCCGCGACGGCTTCGGCCAGCGCTTCGCGGTTCTCCTCGAAGATCTCCCTCCAGACAGTCGGGCTCGACGCCGCGATGCGTGTGGTGTCCTTGAAGCCCCGCGCGGCCACGTCGAAGAACTGCGAATCCATCCGGACCACGGCATCCACCAGCGCGGCGGCCACGAGGTGCGGTAGGTGGCTGATGGCGGCCACGGCCCGGTCGTGGGTGGCGGGATCCATGGTGACGACTCGCCCGCCGGCCGCTTCCCAGAATTCCGTGACGCGCTTGACGGCGTCCCGCGCGGTGCGGTCGGTGGGCGTGAGGATGATCGTGGCGCCCCGGAAGAGATCCGCGCGGGCGACCGCGAAGCCCGAGAGGTTCGATCCCGCCATGGGGTGGCTGCCCACGAAGTCGAGCGGCCTCCCAGCGCAGAGCGTCTCGGCGACGCGCACGATCGCGGCCTTCGTGCTGCCGACGTCGGTGATGAGGGCCTGCGGCTCGGCTGCCTGCCACACGGCGGGCAGCTGATGCTCGAGGGTGGCGACGGGGGTCGCCAGGACGACCATGTCGGCGCCCGTCAGGCCGTCTCGAAGATCGGTCGTGACGCGGTCGACGGCCCCCTCGCTGAGCGCCGGCGCCAGGCTCGCGGGATTGCGGCCGACCCCCACGATCTCCCGCGCCAGCGATTCGGCGCGAGCCGCCTTGGCCACGGAACCGCCGAGGAGCCCCAGCCCGACAATGGCGAGGCGGCGGATCACCCGACCTTGCCCTCCGCCAGGACCTTCTTCAGCGCCTTGATCAGGCGCCGATTTTCCTCAGGCGTGCCGATGGTCACGCGGAGCGCAGTCTCCATGCCGAAGCTCGACATGGGGCGCACGATCACGCCCTCCTTCAAAAGGCGCTGGAAGACGTCGCTGCCGCTCCGGGCCACGTCGAGAAGGATGAAGTTGGCGCGCGAGGGCACGTACTTGAGCTCCATCGAGGTGAACTCGTCGCACAGGAAGTGCCGTCCGGCTTCGTTCATCCGCAGGCACTCGAGGATGTGCGAGTCGTCCTCGAGGGCTGCCAACGCGGCCACCTGGGCGAGCGAGTTGACGTTGAAGGGCTGCCGGATCCGGTTGAGAAGGGCGACGCAGTCGGGGTCCGCGATCGCGTAACCCACACGAAGCCCCGCGAGGCTCGCGGCCTTGGAGAAGGTCCGCAGCACGGCGACCTTGCGGCCCTGCTTCATGTACTGGACCGAGTCGGGGAAGTCCGGCCCCTGGGCGAACTCGAAGTAGGCCTCGTCGAAGACCACGATGACCTTGTCCGGCACGCGCGCCATGAAGGCCGCGACCTCCTCCGCCGTCACGAGGGTCGCCGTCGGATTGTTCGGGTTGGCGATGAACACGATCTTCGTCATCGGCGTGATCGCGCGCGCCATGGCCTCGAGGTCCAGCCGGTGGTCCTTCAGGGTGACAACTACCCGGATACCACCGGCGGCTTGGACGATCATGGGGTAGACGACGAAGGACGGATGCGGGATGATCGCCTCCTCGCCCGGCCGCAGGAAGCCCCGCACGAGCAGCTCGATCAGCTCGTTGGAGCCGTTGCCCATGATGATGTGCTCCGGCGTGAGCCCGTGACGCCGCGCCAGCGCGCTACGCAGGTAGTGGGCGCTGCCGTCGGGGTAGCGGTTCAGATGAGCCAGCGCCTCCGAGATGGCCTTGAGGACGCGCTCCGAGGGCGGCAGCGGGTTCTCGTTCGAGGCGAGCTTGATGACGTCGGTCAGGCCGAACTCGCGCTCGAGCTCCTCGATCGGCTTCCCCGGCTCGTAGGGGTCGATCCCGAGGATGTGGTCGTTGGCGAGGGATTCCCAGGACACAGGCATGCGGGGCTCCTTAGGCGGCCGGGTAGGATCCGAGGATCTTCAGGAACTGGCAGCGCTCCTTGACCTCGTCGAGAACAGCCCGGACGTCATCGGTATCGCGGTGACCCTCGAAGTCGACGAAGTTCACGTACTCCCAGGGGCGCCGCTTGGTTGGTCGCGATTCGATCTTGGTCATGTTGAGCCGGCGCGCGGCGAAGGGCTGGAGGATGCTGTACAGCACGCCCGGCTCGTTCTTCATCGAGAAAAGGATGGAGGTCTTGTCCCGCCCCGTGGCGCCGACCGGGCGGCGTCCGATCACCAGGAAGCGCGTGGTGTTGTATGGGTTGTCCTCGATGCGCTTCTGCAGCACGGGCACGTCGTACGTGCGGGCGGCCAGCTCCGAGGCGACGGCCGCCACCGTGGGGTCGTCCTTCGCGCGCTCGGCCGCCGCGGTCGTCGACGGCATCTCCTCGGTGCGGGCGTCGGGCAGGTGCGCCAGCAGCCACTGCCGGCACTGCGCGAGCGCCTGGGGGTGGGAACAGACGACCTTGACCTCGCCGAGTTCGCCGGCCCTCGACAGCAGGTGCTGGCTGATCTCGAGCGTGAGCTCGCCCGCGATCAGGGCCTCCGAGTCGATGAGGCGGTCGAGCGTGACGTTGACCGGCCCTTCGGTCGAGTTCTCGACCGGCACCACGCCGTATTCCGCGCGCCCCCGCTCGACCTCCTCGAAGACGTCCGCGATGGTCTTGAGCGGGATGAGTTGGGCCGAGGTCCCGAAACGGCGCATCGCCGCGGCGTGGGTGAAGGTGCCGGCGGGACCGAGGTACCCGACGGGCAGCGGATTCTCGAGGGCGAGGGAGGCCGAGAGGATCTCCCGCCAGACGGCGCGGACCGCCTCAGCGCTCAGGGGGCCTCGATTCAGCGCGGCGAGGCGCTCCAGGACCTGGGCCTCGCGCTCCGGGACAAAGTACGGCCTGTCCTGCTGCCGCTTGAGCTCGCCGATCTGAAGGGCGGCGTGTCCGCGCTGGTTGAGAAGGTTGAGGATCTGCTCGTCGAGGTCGTTGATCCTGGATCGCCAGTCGTCCAGGTCCATGAAGGGCTCCTGATGCGGATCTATCGGTGAATCCTGGCTAGTATAGGCGAAGCGCCCTGGTCGCGCAAGCTCCGAAGCCCAACGAGCTCCGCGGCGCTTAGGGCGCGCGTGTGCCCCAACGGCAGCGCCCCTAGACGCAGCGGGCCGAATTGGACGCGGCGCAGACGCATCACGGGGTGGCCGAGGGCCTTGCAGTAGCGCTTCACCTCGCGGTAGCGCCCTTCCTTGAACGTCACGCTGAGCCACGTGCTCCCTCTCCCGTGCTTCAGGATCCGCACCGCCGAGGGCAGCGCGGGACCGTCCGGCAGGAGCACGCCGCGCCGCCACCGCTCGAGGTCGCCCGGCCCGACGTGGCGCTCCACCTCGACCTCGTAGACGCGGGGGATCTCGTAGCGCGGATGCAGGAGCCGGTTGGTCAGCTCGCCGTCGTTCGTGAGGAGCAGGAGGCCCTCGGCGTCGTAGTCGAGCCGCCCGACGGGAAAGAGCCTGGGCGTCTCTCGGGGCAGGAGATCCGTCACGACCGGGCGGCCTTCGGGGTCGTGGAGGCTCGTGACGTAGCCGCGCGGCTTGTGGAGCAGCACGTATGCGTGCGCCTCGCGCGCGCCGACGGGGCGGCCGTCGAGGGCGATGACGTCGGTCGCGGGGTCCGCTTGGGCGCCGGGCTCGAGCCGCACCGTTCCGTTGACGGTGACGCGGCCGGCCTCGAGAAGCGCCTCAGCCCCGCGGCGTGACGCCAGCCCCGCCTGGGCCAGGATCTTGCTGAGCCGCATCGGTGGCAGGAGAGCTCTCCACGGCGTCGCCGGATCCCGCCGCCCCCGCGGCGTCTGGCGGGGTCTCCGGGATCACGAGGTCGCCCTCGACCTTGGGCAGGTCGGCCAGGTCTCTCAAGCCGAAGGCGACAAGGAAGTCGCGCGTCGTCTCGTAGAGGAACGGCCTGCCGGGCGAGTCCTTCCGCCCGGCGATGCGGACCATGCGGCGGTCGAGGAGGTTGTCGAGGACCGCTTCAGAGTTGACGCCCCTGACGGCGTCGATGTCGGGACGGGATGCCGGCTGGCGGTAGGCGATGATGGCGAGGGTTTCCAGCGACGAGCGCGACAATCGGGAGCGCGTCCGGCTGCGGGCCAGCTTCACGAGCCAGGGCGCGACCTCGGGCCGCGTCACCAGGCGGTAGCCGCCGCCCACTTCGATGATCTGGAGCGCCCTGCCCTGCCCGTCGAGCCGCTCCGTGAGCACGCTCACCAGCTCGCGCGCCTGGCCCGCGGAAGGAAGGTCGAGCACCTCCTGGATGCGCTCGGCCTCGACCGGAGCCTCGGAGGCGAAGAGCAGCGCTTCGAGGACGTCTATGGGTTGAGTCATGCGTGGGGGTTCAGTCATGGTTGGGCTCAGTCATGCGCGGTCTCTCCAGGGGTTGGAGCGTCAGTGGGCGGGACGTCCGAGGCGGCATCGGTCGGGGACGCCGACTCGATGACGATCTCGCCGAACAGTTCCGCCTGGTGGGCGCGCGCCTGCCCGAGCCTCACGAGCTCGAGCAGGGCAAGGAGCGTCACGATCCACTCGGCGCGGACGCGCTCTTGCCCGGCGACGGACGAGAAGAGGATGGACCACGTGTGCCGCAGCAGCTCGATGACCTCGCCCATGCGCTCGAGGACCGAGAGCGGGTTCGGCTCGATCTGGCGCGGCGTCTGGCGCTTCTGCTCCTCGATGAGCCGCGTGATGGCCCTCTGCAGGAGATGAACCGAGAGGTCCTCCAGCGGGACGTCCTCGGGTGGCGGCAGCTCGCCGACGGTGCGGCCGTAGAGCAGCGCCTGCTCCGCCTCGCGTAGGCCGAGCCAGGCGCCGAACTCCTTGACGCGCGCGTACTCGCGCAGCCGCTCGGCCAGCTCCTGGCGCAGGAGCTCGCCCTCCTCGTCGAGGCTGTCCGGCGGCGCCTCGGGATCGACCGGCAGCAAGAGCTTGGACTTGAGGTAGATCAGGGTGGCGGCCATGACCATGAAGGCGCCTGCGGTGTCGAGGTCCTGGAACTGCACCGACTCGAGATGCGCTAGGTACTGCTCGGTGATGGTGCGGATGGGCAGGTTGGCGAGGTCGACCTCGCTGGTCCTGCAGAGGTGAAGCAAGAGGTCCAGCGGGCCGACGAAGGACTCCACCCTGACGGTCAGGCCCTGCGGCTCCGTTTCCGTATCCGCAGTCATCCGGTAACGGGGGCCCAGAAATGGCCCCCGTACTCCCCCAGTAACGGGAACCAGAAATGGCCCCCGTACTCCCCCAGTAACGGGAACCAGAAATGGCCCCCGTACTCCCCCATGTTCGCAATCATTTCGGCTCCAGGTTGATCACGGAGCGGACTTCGTCCATGGTCTTCTTCGCGAACTCACGCGCCTTCTTCGAACCCTCGTGGAGGATCTCCACGATCTCGCGCGGCTTGGCCGCGAAGCGCTCGCGCCGCTCGCGAATCCCGGCGAGCGGCGGCACCATGTGGGTGAGCAGCACCGCCTTGCAGTCGAGGCAGCCGATGCCCGCCGTCCGGCAGCCGGTCGCGCAGGCTTCGCGCGGCTCCTCGGGAGTGAAGATCTTGTGGAGGTCGAAGACCGGGCAGAGGTGCGGGTTGCCCGGGTCACTCCGCCGCTTCCGGGCGGGATCCGTGATCATCGGCTTGACCTTGGCCGTGATCTCCTCGGGGGTGTCCGACAATAGGATCGCGTTGCCGAGCGACTTCGACATCTTGCGGCCGTCAGTCCCCGGCACCTTCGGAATCTGGGTCAGCTTGACCCCGGGCTCCGGGAAGACCGGCTTCCACGTGTTGTTGAAGCGCCGCGCCACCTCGCGCGTCAGCTCGACGTGCGGCACCTGGTCGATGCCGACCGGCACCCACTGCGGCTTGTACATGAGGATGTCCGCCGCCTGGAGCAGCGGGTACCCCAGGAGCCCGTACGAGGGCGACTCGAGCCCCAGCTGCTCCACCATCTCCTTGTAGGTGGGGACGCGCTCGAGCCAGCCGACCGGCGTCACCATGGAGAAGAGGAGATGGAGCTCCGCGTGCTCGGGCACCAGCGACTGGATGAAGAGCGTGCTCCGCTCCGGGTCGAGACCCGCGCCGAGCCAGTCCGCCAACATCTCGATCGTGCTCTCCGGCGCCTGGCCGCTGTTCTCCGCGTCCGTCGTGAGCGCGTGCCAGCTCGCAACGAAGTAGAAGCAGTCGTACTCGTCCTGGAGCCGCACCCAGTTGTCGAGCGCGCCCAGGTAGTTGCCGAGATGGAGCTTGCCCGTCGGGCGCATGCCGGAGAGCACCCGCTGCTTGGAGGTCATGACGCTCCCGGATCTCCCTGTCCCGAGCCCCGGTGCGCTTCCCAGGCCTTGGCCATGCGGAGGAACACGTAATTGGCGTAGAGCACGGCGAGCACGAAGCCGCGCCAGCCGTCGAGGAAGCCTAACCTCAGGACGTACATGGAGAGGAATCGCCCGAGCGGGCGGAGCGCCAAGTCGGCGAGCCCCGCCCGTCCGCCGCGGCTGACAATCTCCTGGGCCGCAAGCGTGGAGTACCGGTTCGAACGCGTGACGAAGTCCTCGAGTCCGCGGTACGAGTGATGCAGCATCGGCTCGACGAGGGCCTCGACGTGGCCCTCGACCACGACCGATTCGTGCACCGCGCTGTCCACAAAGCGGCCGGCGTCCCGGCTGAAGAGGCGCAGCTGGTAGTCCGGAAAGAGCCCGCCGTGGCGCACCCAGGCGCCCCAAAAAACATTCTTCCGTGGGATCGAGTAGCCGTCGGCCGGGCCGTTCGCGCGCACGATGCGGCCGATCCGCTCCCGGAGCTCGGGGGTGACGCGCTCGTCGGCGTCCAGCGACAGCACCCACTCGCCGGTCGCCTGTTCGAGCGCGAAGTTCTTCTGCGCGGCGAAGCCTGCCCACGGCCGCACCCAGATCTTGTCCGTGAACTCGCGCGCGACCTGGACGGTCTTGTCGGTGGACTCGGCGTCGATCACGATGATCTCGTCCGCCCAAGCGGCGCTCTCGAGGCAGGCGCGCAGCCGCTCCTCCTCGTTCCAGGCGATGATCGTGACGCTCAGCCGGTTCACTCCGCACCCTCGAGCATGCCTCGCGCGGCCTCGAAGACTCCCGCGACCTCGAGTCCGGCCATGGTGCCGTCTGGACTCTGCAGTCCCCGACAGCGCGCCCCGTAGGGGCCGTTTCGCTCGGCGAGGGACGGCCCGTAGAGCCCGAGAGACGGCGTCCCGAGCGCCGCCGCCAGGTGAAGCGGCCCCGTGTCATTGGCGATCATCAGCCGGCACCGCTTCAAGAGGGCCGCGAGCTCACCGAGGTCCGTGGGCGGAGCGAGGATTGCGCTGAGCCCCGGCAGCGCCAAGGAGATCTCGCGCGCCATGTGCGCCTCGTCGGGGCCCCAGAGCAGCAGGAGACGCGCGCCCGCTTCAGTGGCCAGCCGCTCGGCCAAGGCGCCGAAGCGCGCCACAGACCACCGCTTCTGTGGATGGCCCGCGCCCGGGTTGATCGCGACCAGCCGGTCACCGAGCTTGACACCCTCCTTGACGAGGAGCTCCCCGATCCGACGCTCCGACGCCGCGGGCACGGGCACGTGGAACTCCGCGGGCCCCGGCGTGATACCGAGCGGGGCGAGGAGCGCCAGGTACTGCTCGACGACGTGGCGCGCCGAGTCGGGGGGCGTCACGTGACGGTTGGTGAAGAGCGCGTTCCAGCGCTCGCGGCACCGGCCCGCGCTGAAGCCTATCCGCACGGGCGCCCCTGTGTAGGCGGTCAAGAGCCCGCTCTTCAGCAGGCCCTGGAGGTCTATGGCCACGTCGAAGGAGGCGCGCCGGATCCTCTCTCGGAGCCGCCCGACCTTGCCCAGTACCTGGCGGGCTCCCGCCGGGCGCCAGATGAGCCGGCGCCACAGACGCGTGTCCACCGGCACCACCGCGTCGAGATCGGGGTGGTCGCGGAGGATCGCGTACTCGCGCGCCTCGACCACCCACGTCAGGTGCGCGGAGGGGAGCGCGCGCCTGAGCGCGTGCGCGACCGGGAGGGCGTGGACCACATCACCCAGCGAGGACAGCTTGATGATCGCGATACGCGGGCTGCGCGACGTCATCGCCCCGCCCCGGGCTTCTCTCCGGATCTCTCCCCGGATCTCTCCCCGAATCTCTCCACGATGAGCCGGATGAGGTCGCGCGTGGCGTGGCTCTTCGGATCCCCCGCGATGGCGACGCACCCTCCGGCCGAAAGGACCGCGCTCCGTTCCGGCACGGACTCCGCCGTGTAGTCGGTGCCCTTGGCGTGCACGTCGGGCCGGAGTCTCGCGACGAGGGCATCGGCGGTGTCGTCCTCGAAGATGACCACGCCGTCCACGGACGCCAGCGCGCCGACGATCTCCGCGCGCTCGGTGGCCGTCATGATGGGCCGCCCCGGCCCCTTGAGCCGGCGCACGGAGGTGTCCCCGTTGACCCCGACCAGGAGGGCATCGCCGAGCGCGCGGGCCTCGCTGAGGTAGCGCACGTGGCCGACGTGGAGGAGATCGAAGCAGCCGTTGGCCAGGACCAGCCGCTTGCCCTGGCGCCGCCAGCCCTCGGCAAGACGGGCCGCCTCGTCAACGCCGAGCAGCGGC encodes the following:
- a CDS encoding prephenate dehydrogenase/arogenate dehydrogenase family protein, yielding MIRRLAIVGLGLLGGSVAKAARAESLAREIVGVGRNPASLAPALSEGAVDRVTTDLRDGLTGADMVVLATPVATLEHQLPAVWQAAEPQALITDVGSTKAAIVRVAETLCAGRPLDFVGSHPMAGSNLSGFAVARADLFRGATIILTPTDRTARDAVKRVTEFWEAAGGRVVTMDPATHDRAVAAISHLPHLVAAALVDAVVRMDSQFFDVAARGFKDTTRIAASSPTVWREIFEENREALAEAVAAFRAALGDLERVLRSGDAPRIEAELERIRMVRARLG
- a CDS encoding pseudouridine synthase is translated as MRLSKILAQAGLASRRGAEALLEAGRVTVNGTVRLEPGAQADPATDVIALDGRPVGAREAHAYVLLHKPRGYVTSLHDPEGRPVVTDLLPRETPRLFPVGRLDYDAEGLLLLTNDGELTNRLLHPRYEIPRVYEVEVERHVGPGDLERWRRGVLLPDGPALPSAVRILKHGRGSTWLSVTFKEGRYREVKRYCKALGHPVMRLRRVQFGPLRLGALPLGHTRALSAAELVGLRSLRDQGASPILARIHR
- a CDS encoding segregation/condensation protein A; protein product: MTADTETEPQGLTVRVESFVGPLDLLLHLCRTSEVDLANLPIRTITEQYLAHLESVQFQDLDTAGAFMVMAATLIYLKSKLLLPVDPEAPPDSLDEEGELLRQELAERLREYARVKEFGAWLGLREAEQALLYGRTVGELPPPEDVPLEDLSVHLLQRAITRLIEEQKRQTPRQIEPNPLSVLERMGEVIELLRHTWSILFSSVAGQERVRAEWIVTLLALLELVRLGQARAHQAELFGEIVIESASPTDAASDVPPTDAPTPGETAHD
- the scpB gene encoding SMC-Scp complex subunit ScpB; translation: MTQPIDVLEALLFASEAPVEAERIQEVLDLPSAGQARELVSVLTERLDGQGRALQIIEVGGGYRLVTRPEVAPWLVKLARSRTRSRLSRSSLETLAIIAYRQPASRPDIDAVRGVNSEAVLDNLLDRRMVRIAGRKDSPGRPFLYETTRDFLVAFGLRDLADLPKVEGDLVIPETPPDAAGAAGSGDAVESSPATDAAQQDPGPGGAGVTPRG
- the pheA gene encoding prephenate dehydratase translates to MDLDDWRSRINDLDEQILNLLNQRGHAALQIGELKRQQDRPYFVPEREAQVLERLAALNRGPLSAEAVRAVWREILSASLALENPLPVGYLGPAGTFTHAAAMRRFGTSAQLIPLKTIADVFEEVERGRAEYGVVPVENSTEGPVNVTLDRLIDSEALIAGELTLEISQHLLSRAGELGEVKVVCSHPQALAQCRQWLLAHLPDARTEEMPSTTAAAERAKDDPTVAAVASELAARTYDVPVLQKRIEDNPYNTTRFLVIGRRPVGATGRDKTSILFSMKNEPGVLYSILQPFAARRLNMTKIESRPTKRRPWEYVNFVDFEGHRDTDDVRAVLDEVKERCQFLKILGSYPAA
- the hisC gene encoding histidinol-phosphate transaminase, coding for MPVSWESLANDHILGIDPYEPGKPIEELEREFGLTDVIKLASNENPLPPSERVLKAISEALAHLNRYPDGSAHYLRSALARRHGLTPEHIIMGNGSNELIELLVRGFLRPGEEAIIPHPSFVVYPMIVQAAGGIRVVVTLKDHRLDLEAMARAITPMTKIVFIANPNNPTATLVTAEEVAAFMARVPDKVIVVFDEAYFEFAQGPDFPDSVQYMKQGRKVAVLRTFSKAASLAGLRVGYAIADPDCVALLNRIRQPFNVNSLAQVAALAALEDDSHILECLRMNEAGRHFLCDEFTSMELKYVPSRANFILLDVARSGSDVFQRLLKEGVIVRPMSSFGMETALRVTIGTPEENRRLIKALKKVLAEGKVG